TGGCCGCCGCGTCGTTGTAGACGCTCCAATCGTCGTAATCGTCGCTGCGATAGACCAGGGGGTGGGTCTCTTCGTAGGTTCCGCCGGGCAAGGGATTGCCGCTCCACACATCGAAGTAGTCCACCATCAGCCAGCGGCCGAAGGAGTTGGGGTGCTGGCTGGTGAGCAGGGTGACGGAGATGGTGTGGGTGGTGTTGGGGAGATTGTTGTAGGTAACGGCCGTGACATCATCGTCGCGGCTGTACAGTTCAATGATCCCCTGGCTGACGCCATCAATAAAGACCTCCGCCTGCCCACCGCGGAAGTTGGTGGCAAAACCGGCCGTCACCCAGGTTCCGTCAAAGTCCAGACTCACCCAATCGCCGGGCGTTTCGGTGACGATGTATTGGCCGTCGCTGGCGCGGACGACCCCTTCGGCGCGGTCCCAGGTGGATGGGGCGACGGGATAGGGACGGCCGTTGTAGCGCACGGCCGTATCCTCCTCCTCCACCCGCGTGAACACCTGCGCCGGTGGCGGCGGTTCTTGCGGCGAAGTGGCCGGGGTGATGAAGGCGTCCAGCGTCGGCTCCTTGCGGTAGTCGCGGATTTTCAGCATGTGCAGCCCCGGCCCCAGGTTGTCGAAGGAATAGGTGATGGTCGGAGCCACGCCGGTGTAGATGTCGTAGTAGCCCTGGAACACCTCGTCAATGTAGATGGCAACCTCGTCGCTGCGGAAGTAATCGAACGCCTGATAGGTGACGCTGTCGCCGGTGAAGGGGAACCAGGCTGTCGGTTCGCCGCTGCCGGCTTCGATGAACATCCCGCCGCTGGCGCTGGCGTTGGCTGTGGCGGCCCAACCACCACTGCGCAGGATACGGCCGTCTAGCTCCTCAAACGTCCCGTCCGGCAAGGGGCTGCCATCCCACACATCCACGTAATCCAGGTAGACGTTTTGGTTGCCCGCCAGCGGATTGGCCGTACCCAACACCGTCACGCTGAGGGTGTGGCTGCCGGGCGTCAGGTTGTAGCTGAAGCTGACCACGTCGTCTTCGTTGCTGTACAGGTCAACCACGCCCTGGCTGACGCCATCCACGAAGATTTCCGCCTGCCCGCTGTTCTGATTGGTGAAGAAGCCGACGCTGGCCCAGACCCCAGCGAAGGTGAGGCTGGCCGTGTCCCCGGCCGTGCGCGAGTAGATGACCTGGCCGTCGCCCGCTTCGCTGTACACGAAAGAGCTGTCGCGGGTCCAGGTGCGGGCGGTGACCGCATAGGGTAGGCCGTTAAAGAGAAAGTCGGGATGCTCTTCTTCGTAGCGGGCGAAGCTGCCGGGGATGGGCGGCGTGTAGAAGGGGGGGACGCCGGGCGTGGTGAAGGCGTCTACGGTGATGTTGCCGCGGTAGCTGCTGATTTGCAGCACGTGCGGCCCCGCGCCCAGGCCATCGAAGGAGAGGGTGCGGGTGACAGGAACCAGTGGGTTATACAGGTCGAGCGTGGTCTGGTAAACGCCGTCAATGAAAACCCGGGCTTTGCCGCCATCCGGGTAAGCCATCGCCTGGAAGGTGACGGAATCGCCAGTGAAGGGGAACCAGGCGGCGGCGTTGTTGCTGCGCATGTAGCTGCCGCCGCTGGCATTGGCGTCGTTGACATTAGTCCAGCCTGTCCCGCGGAAGATGCGCGAGTCGTTTTGCTCAAACGTCCCGTCGGCGTAGCTGCCGCCGTTATACACGTCCAGGTAGTCGAGATTTACAAGGTCGTTACTGGACAGCGGGTTGGCCGTGCCCAAAGCGGCCACGGTGATGGTGTGGCTGCCCGCGCTGAGGCCGTCGTAGATGAAGCTGATGGGGGTAATGTCGCGGCGGTAGAGGTCCAGCACGCCCTGACTGAGGCCATCAATGAAGATTTCGGCCTGGCCGCTGGCGCTGTCGGCCAGGAAGCCCAGGTGGAGCCACGTGCCGGTGACGGTGAACACGGCCGTTTCCCCGGCGCATCGGCGCGCAAGTACGTGCCATTACTCGCCTGCGCATAACTAATACTCTGCCACGTCCCCGTCAGCACCGCCTCGTCTTGCTCGTAGCGCAGGATAACCGTGCCGGTGATGGTTTCGGGGGCGTGGAGATTGGAGACTGGAGACTGGTCGTCGGTGAGGGGCAGCGGATCGGTGAAGGCGGGTTGCGGGTCGCCTTCCTCTTCACTATCAACTCCCAACTCCCCACTATCAACTGTCCCTTCTCCACTATCAACTATCAACTCCCCACTATCAACTACTGTCCGCAGTCCGGTAGCAGGCCACAGTGGATCTGCTTCCGCCGGGAAAATAGCCCCAGCTAATACTTCGGTGGTGATAACTGTCGTCACCGTCACTGTACCGGGCGCGACGATGATGGGCTGCACGGCATGGGCCGCGCCCAACGCCTGCCCGACGCCCAGGTAGCCATAGCCTTGCCCGTCGGGGATGGGATTGTCGGCCGCGTCCAGCAGGTCTACGGTGATGGTGTAGACGCCGGCCGGCCAGCCGGACGTATCCACCGTGTCCAATTCGTAGGCGCGGGGGTCGCCGATGAGCAGCGTCAGGGGGAAGTCGGCGCTGAAGGCGGGGCTGTTGTCTGGGGCGAGTACGGCCGTTCTTGCCACCACGTCCTGCCCCACCCCGGCCAGATTCGCCACCATCACGCTCAAGTCAGTCGAACTGGTCCCCGTTTCCACGAAGGGCGGATCGGCGGCCACCTGCGTCACCTGCACAAATCTATCTACCACGTTCAGGCGAGCGGCGGCCGCTGCCGCCCAATTCACCGCCTCAGCCAGATCCGTCGGCGCAATCGTCGCCGCCAAATCATACACACCCAACGCCGCCGGGTTGGCGCTGACGGGCACAACGGCCGTCGCGCCGGGGTTGATCGTCTCCTCAAAGGTCAGGTCGCCGCCGGGCAAGCCCGTGACAGTGATGGCGTAGGTGGTGGCGAGGCTGCCTTCGTTGGTGAGGGTCAGGTCGAAAACGGCCGTTTCCCCCAACAGCGCCGCCGCCACGTAAGGCGTAAAGCGGGCGCGGACGCCGTGCTGCGCGATGCTGCACAACACGCCGCCCAGTTCGCCCATCGCCTCGGCCAACGCCTCCAGGCTCGCTTCGATAGCCGGGTCGGTGGTCTGCGTCGCCAGGTCGGCGGCGATGGTTTGCAGCGCCGCCGTGTTGACCAGCGGCGAAGCGGCCTGGGCGTAGATAGCCACGTTTTGCGCCGCCGCCACCACCGCGTCGCGCAGTGTCAGGTCGCAGTCGCCGCTGCTGCACGAATCGGCCAATTCATCCACCGCCAGCGCCAGCCCGGTGATGGCCGCCGCCAGGGCGTCGCTGTCCAGGCTGCACGACGCGGCCTGGTAGATGGGCAAGGTGAGGGCGCTGACGATGTAGACGTTGACGGCCGTTGTCGGCGTGTAGGGCAGCGTCGGCGCAATCGCGCCAAAGGCCACCGGGTAATCCACGCCTGACTCGCCATCGGTGACAGTGATGGTGACGGGCTGCGTGCTGGTTGCGCTGGGGGGGAGGGAGATTGGAGATTGCAGATTGGCGATTGACCAGCCAGCGGCAGGCAGATTGGTGGTCAGGGCGAAGCTGGCAGCGGTGTTGCCGATGTTGGTAAGGGTCAGGTTAACGGCCGTGCTGCTGTTGGCGGCTACATACAAATCGGTCGCGTCCAGGGTGACGGCCGGGTAGGGAATGGCGGGCATGGTGAAGAGGGCGCTGCCCACGTCACTCACCGCGCCGTTGTCGGCGGCGACGGCCGTTACGTCGAACGGGAAGGCGCTGCCCACCGGCGGCAAACTGACCGTCGGGGAGATGTAGAGGCCCAGGCGCACCGTCTCGCCGGCCGCCAGCGGCAGTTGCAGGGCGCTGCCGCCTGGCTGCCCGCCGAAAATCGTCCAGCCGCCCGGCAAGCCGGAGACGTTGACGTTGAAGGTGCGGTCAACCGACGAAGTGTTCTGGATGGTGGCGGCGAAGGCGGCGTCGGGCAGTTGCAGGCGGCCGACGGCCGTATCAAAGTTTATCACGTCGTAGGCCGGACCCCAGGGCACAGTGATGGTTGGATCGGGCTGCACGCTGACGCTCACACCGTCAACGGCCGTGACCGTGACGACATGCTGCGCTGTGGCAAACAAATCGGGGTAATCGGCCGACTGCGCCGCGACGACGAGGGTGTAATCACCCGCCGCTGCGCCAACCGGCGGCTGTGCCGTGATGAAACCCGCAGAAGTGGCCGTCACGTCCCAGCCCAGCGGGGCGTGGACGGTGAGAGTGTAGCTGTCGCTGAAATTGGCCTGCACGCTGGCGGTGAAGCTGGTGGCCGTATCCGCCGGGGTGGTGGAGGCGACGCTGCTGAGGGCGACACGGAAGAAGTGGGCCGCGCCGTTGAAGCTGAAAGTATCGTTCGCGCCAGAAGGAGTGACGGTGGCTTGATTGGTCACATTGCCAAGCGCAAAGCCATTGGCCGGGGAAACGGCCGTGCCGCCCACCGTCAAACTCCCACTGCCCGCGCCGAGGGTAAAGCCGCCGCCGGAGGGGGTGAAGGTAGCCAAAGTGGCGAAATTGGGGACGGCCGTGGCTCCCGCGCCGCTTACCTGCGCCGGGGCGCTGGTGACGATTGCCAGGTCGCCGCTGTAGTCGGTTCCGTTGAGGGTGGCGGTGGCGTTGTCCAGGGCCAGGGTGTAATTGGCCGCTGCGTCTACGGTGAAGTTGAACGAATCGAACTGGCTGCCGCCGCCCAGGCTGCTTTGCGCGGCCGCGTGCAGGACCAGCCGCCCATCGGCCGTGCCGCTGACGCTGACGCCGCTGCTGGTCTGGGCGCTGGCCGGCGTGTCGGTGGTGGCGGGAACGGCCGTCACCGCCCCGCTGCCCACCAACGCGCCATTCTGGTAAAGGCTGGCAGAACTGGCGCTGAGGCTGGCGAAGGTGAAACTGTTTTGCCCGCTTGTGGTCCAGTTGTGGCTGGCGGAGCCAACCACACCGACTGCGTTGGTGGCGACGTTGGCGACGACAGTCTGGCCGCCGACGGTGGCGGATTGGGAGAGGGTGACGGCCGTTTCCGCGTTTGTCACCGGTTCGTCCAGGGGCAGCACAAAGAGCGCCTCTTGCAGCGGCGGGTCGGCCTGGTTCAGCAGCGCCGCGCCGAGGGAGTTGCCGGCAGCCACACCGCGCTTGCACCACTTCTCGTCCGTTTTTTCATGGCAGTAATCCTCGGCTTTCTGGCCCCACTCGGCAGCAATCTGCTTCGAGGCGCTTATGACCACGCCGATGTCCTGACTGCCCAGGGGCATTTGACCAAAAAAGCCGATCCAAAAGCCCATGGTGTGGCTGAAAAATCCAGCGGCAAACCCGCCCACCAGACTGCCCGCCTTTTGCGAGAATTCGGCCAGGGCGGCGTAATTGACAGCGACCATGTGCTGGCCGTTTTCCATGGTGTCCACCACCTCCAGCGTCTCGTTGTCAATTTGTAGCCAACCGATGGTCGGTTCGGCCGCGCCGGGTAGGGCGACCATCGCGGCGGGCAGCAGCACGTAACGGTTAGGGTTGTCGCTGAGGGCGGTGGTGATGCGCGCTTTGGCCTGGTCAGAAATGGGCAGCGCGTCCAATTTGTCCAACGTGCCAAAGGTGATGCGGTCGAACGGGATGCCGGCGGCGATGGCGGCGTTGAAGACCGCGCCTACGCTGACGGCCGGTTCGGGGGCGATTTCCTGCAAAATTTCGTGTTCCAGAGCCATGTCGAGCAGGCCGCGCCAGAACAAAAACGCTTCGGGGCCAACGGCCGTTTGGTTAGGATAAGCCAGGGCGCGAATTTTGTTGCGCAGCAGGTCGAAGCTGATGCTTTCCGTCTCCTCCAAGTCGTTGCGCTCCCAGCCGACGGTGAAGAGGCGAGGGGAATCGGGGTATGCTTTGGTGAGGAAGGTTTTGCCCAGGTAGTTGTGCGATTGGTTGGAGGCGGCGGCGAATTTGAGCAGATGAAGGCGCTGGCTGAGGCGGGCGATCTGGCCGAAGACGACGACGGCCGCCTGACTAACGGCCGTTTGTTCCGGGGTGGGGTTGGGCGTGTCTCCCAGGTCGGCAATGGCTTCTTTGGCGGCGATGCCCTCCAGTGAAAGCTCCACCATCGCCTGATAGGCGTCGTTGATCGCCGCGGCGGGCACATCGTAGGCGGCAACCAGGGTGGTCCAGGAAGAAGTGAGGCTGAGGCGGGCTGTTTCGCCGCGAGATAGGCCGCTTACCAGGCCCACGCCGCTGCGAGCGGCATAGCCAATGTCGTCGAATAGTTCGCGGCGGTAGGTCTCATTCACCTGACCAGGCCCGGAAAGGGTGAAGTCCAACCATTCAGCCACAACAAAATCTTGGCCGAAGGGGAAGGAGCTGAGCAGTTCGGTAAACGGCGTACCTTCGACCAGGGTTTCTGTTTCGCCAGCGACAAAATAGGGGGTATAGGTATGCTGGGCGGTGACGGAGACCAACCCAACCTGGACATCGCTGGCGACCAGGTGGGCAAAGACAAGGGGTTCCCCAACCAGAGCGACGGTGTTGAACACGGCCGTTAGCGGCTCCAACGTATACAAATGCGTGCCACCCACCGGGAAGGCGCTGTATTTCTCCACCACCAGACTGGCCGTGACTTTGTGGCGCAGATTGTCCGGCAGCTCGGCGATCTGACCGCCGCCAGGGACGCCAAACACATCGCCCGGTTGGGCGGCGGGAAAGGAAGGGTCGAGCGCCGTCCAACCGCTGCCGGGCAGATACGCTTCGGCCCAGGCGTGGTTTTGCGCTTCGGCCAGCAGCGCCGGGTCGTTGGCCGGGTCGGCCACGTCGCTGCCGGGTAGAATGAGGCCGCTGGCAGCGGGCACGGCAGGGAACATGCTGGCGATGAGCGTTTGGGCGTGAGGCTGGCTGAGGCTGCCCAGACGGTAGGCGGCGGGCACGCCGCTGGCCCGCAGCAGAGCGATGAGCAGGCTGGCCTGGTCTATGCCGTTGCCGGCCTCGCTCCATAGTGCGCCGCGCGCGCCGCGCAGGCTGCCCTGGTAGCTTTCGTAACCCAGGCCGCGCACAAAGTCAAAAATGGCGAGGGGATCGTGGCCGAGTTCGGCCGCTTTGCGGCTGACGTAGTTATCGGCGCAGTTGGCGTCTGGGGTGCAGACGAGCCATTGGGCGAAGCCGTCGGGAGCCAGGCGGATGGGGGAAACGGCCGTTTCCACGCCTATGCCGCGCCAACTGCCAACCGCTGCCGCGCCAGAATCCAAATTCACAAAATCAGCCGCTGATGACGGGAGGGTGAGGGTGATGACCAGGTTGGTCGCGCCGAGGGGGGGGATGTCGCCTAAATTGAAGGCCAGGTTCCCCCCGCTTTGGTCGGCGGGGTAGGAGGCGGCGATGAAGCTGGTCTGGGCATTGGTGAGCTGGATGGCGAGATGCGCGCCGCGCACGGTGTTGGCGTCGGCGGCAAAGTCAGCGGCGCTGATGGCGGCCAGGGTGTCGGTGATGGTCGCGCCGGGCGCGGCTTCCGGGCGGGTGGTAGGTGGCAGGGTGTTGCGTAGGGTGTAGGTGATAACGGCCGTGCCCCCTGCCTGGTAGGTGGATTGGGAGTGGGCGAGGGTGAGGGGATGGAGGACGGCGGGAGTGGCGGCGGTGACGGCCGTGCCTGCTTCTGGCGTGTGGTCAACGGCGGGTGTGGGGGGAACGGCCGTTTGCGCTTGCGCAGGTGCGGCCGGCCAGAAACCGACAATTGGCAGGAATGATTGCAGCAACAATCCCAGGCAGACGAACAGGGACACCAACCGATAAGCATTACTTTTGTGGCTCATATTATCATTCATCCTTTGACTTTGGGAGAGTTCAAGAGTTTTTCCTGCAAAAAAATCCATAACTGCTCCGGCGCGGCAAAACTACGTTTTTCGCCAGTGTGGGGGTTTTCAGCCGTGGCCCGCCAGGGCGCGTCCGGCTCTTCGCGCCAGAAGCGCAACATATAGGCCAGATAATCGGCCGTTGGCGGTGGAGCAGGTTCTTGTGTCATATCTATCTTTCGCAGGCCGACCGGACAGGTTTGGCAAACCTGTTGGTCTGTTTTCCGCTATAATGGGACAGTCTAACGAGTAAACGATCAGGAATCGATCCAATCAACAACGTAAAGCTACCTACGGCCGCCAATATGAGCGAAATGCTGCGAATCTACCTGCTAGGAACCATACGGATTGAGCAAAACGGCCGTCCCCTGACCGACCTGGGCACGCGCAAAGCGGAGGCGCTGCTGGCCTATCTGGTGTGCCAGGCACGGCCGTTTCCCCGCGAAACCCTGGCCGAACTGCTCTGGGAAGACCGCGACCCGCAGCAAGCCCTGGCAAATTTGCGTTCCCTGCTCTCCGGGATGCGCAATCAACTTGCCCCGTTTCTCACCATCACCCGCCAGACCGTCGCCTTCAACCACAACAGCGACTATTGGCTGGATGTGGACGAATTTAATCGCTTGGTGACGGCCAGCGCAGAGCAGGCCGTCGGTCAAAACGAGCCACCCGCCATCAGCCACCCGCTCCAACAAGCCGTCGAGCTGTACCGGGGCGATTTCCTGGCTGGTTTTTATGTGCGCGAAAGCCGGGGGTTTGAGGAATGGGTCTTGCTGGAGCGGGAACGGTTGCAGCGCAAGGCTATTGCTGCCCTAAGGCGCCTGGTGGATGACGCCCTAAACAACAGCGATTACGCCATCGGCCTGCGCTGCGTGGAGCAGCTGCTGGTTTTGGATAACCTGAGCGAACGCGCTCATCGCGAAAAAATCCTGCTGTTGGCGCGGAGCGGCCAGACCAACGCCGCCCTACACCATTATAAAACCTACCGCCAACTGCTGGCCGACGAATTGGCTGTCGCCCCCGCGCCAGAAACCGAGGCGCTGGCGGCGCGTATCCGGGCGGCGCGCGGCGGTCTGCGGCACAATTTGCCGCCACAGGCAACACCGTTTATCGGTCGCGGCCGCGAACTGGCAGAATTACGGGCGCGGCTGTCATCGCCAGGCTGCCGGCTGCTGACGCTGCTGGGACCCGGCGGTATGGGCAAAACACGGCTGGCGCTGGCCGTGGCCGAAGGACTAACGGCGACACAGCCGGGCCTGTTTTTGAACGGCATTCGCTATGTGTCCCTGGCCGGGCTGGCCGGACCGGCGCTGCTGCCAACGGCCGTTGCCGAAGCGTGTGGTCTGCAATTCCAGGGCGCGGCCGATCCCCTGGCCCAATTGACAGCCTTCCTGAAACCTCTGGAAATGTTGTTGGTCCTGGACAACTTCGAGCATTTGTTTGGCCCACAGTTTGGACCATTGGACGGCGTGGACATGCTGCTGACCATCCTGCAAGAAGCACCGCTGGTGAAACTATTTGTCACCAGCCGGGCGCGGCTGCAACTTCAGGAAGAGTGGGTCTTCGACCTGGCGGGTTTGGACTATCCGGTTGAGGCGGGGGCAGCCGATTGGTTGCAGTACAGCGCCATTCACCTGTTCCAACAACACGCCAGCCGACTGCACCACAACTTCGTCCCCACCGCGGACGATTACCAGGCCATTGCTCAGGTTTGCCGCCTGCTGGAAGGGCAGCCGTTGGGCATCGAGCTGGCGGCGGCCTGGGTGCGTGACTTTAACTGCCCGCAAATCGCCCGGCAGATTCAGGCCGACGTGGCCTTTTTGTCTACCACGCTGCGCAATGTCCCGGCGCGTCATCGCAGCTTAACGGCCGTTTTCGACCACTCCTGGCAGCTTCTCAGCCCGGTTGAACAGGCCATTTTTGCCCGTCTCGCCATCTTTCAGAGCGATTTCAGCGCCCCGGCCGCGTTAGCCATCGCCGCCGCCAACCCGAGCGACCTGGCCGGGTTGGCGGCCAAATCGTTGTTAAGGCAGGGGGGAAACGGCCGTTACGACATCCACGAACTGCTGCGCCAATATGCCACCCAACACCTGGCCGGGCAAGAAGGCGAATTGGAAGCAACGGCCGTGCGCCACGCCACATTCTACCTGGATTTACTGGCGCAGCAGGGCGATGGCGAAAGCGCCGAGCAACGCCAGACCATTCTGGCCGAGCTGCCCAATGTCCGTACCGCCTGGGATTGGGCTGCCCGCCAGCAAGAAGAGGCGCTGTTGTTACGCGCCGCCAAACCGCTGCACGGCTTCTACAGCATCCA
This genomic stretch from Candidatus Leptovillus gracilis harbors:
- a CDS encoding tetratricopeptide repeat protein; the protein is MSEMLRIYLLGTIRIEQNGRPLTDLGTRKAEALLAYLVCQARPFPRETLAELLWEDRDPQQALANLRSLLSGMRNQLAPFLTITRQTVAFNHNSDYWLDVDEFNRLVTASAEQAVGQNEPPAISHPLQQAVELYRGDFLAGFYVRESRGFEEWVLLERERLQRKAIAALRRLVDDALNNSDYAIGLRCVEQLLVLDNLSERAHREKILLLARSGQTNAALHHYKTYRQLLADELAVAPAPETEALAARIRAARGGLRHNLPPQATPFIGRGRELAELRARLSSPGCRLLTLLGPGGMGKTRLALAVAEGLTATQPGLFLNGIRYVSLAGLAGPALLPTAVAEACGLQFQGAADPLAQLTAFLKPLEMLLVLDNFEHLFGPQFGPLDGVDMLLTILQEAPLVKLFVTSRARLQLQEEWVFDLAGLDYPVEAGAADWLQYSAIHLFQQHASRLHHNFVPTADDYQAIAQVCRLLEGQPLGIELAAAWVRDFNCPQIARQIQADVAFLSTTLRNVPARHRSLTAVFDHSWQLLSPVEQAIFARLAIFQSDFSAPAALAIAAANPSDLAGLAAKSLLRQGGNGRYDIHELLRQYATQHLAGQEGELEATAVRHATFYLDLLAQQGDGESAEQRQTILAELPNVRTAWDWAARQQEEALLLRAAKPLHGFYSIQSWFQEGLEAFQFALMHLSTHPEGRALVLCDLLSRKARLHIHVGQLAAARYALDEAQTYLPQVTDSERHSTILGYLAITYFYAGDFAQASQLAAESLRLAELADDLGGIGFAHNLIGTCYKASGEYDLAESHFQHSAAAYRRLEDDLGLAMTLNNLGNLAQARGDFAGAQANYLACSRLFKALDHQHGAATTLSNAGRLALKQGDYEQARQLLAESLTLKRQQQDERGTAVALVGLGNVSLTTDTLPRQKPNWWKRSPWRSAAAT